One segment of Methanomassiliicoccales archaeon DNA contains the following:
- a CDS encoding AAA family ATPase, producing MSRKAAAELVKELRRRPGNQGGQRILVVGKGGVGKTTLSAALCLLGAAEGRRVLAVDQDAQQNLAYSLGYPPDKAAFLRPITQELDYIEQRVGARPGQGWGGLINLTPDVSDVTERFGVRIAPNLDLLVMGGVVQASTGCLCPENSLLGALVRFLNSKEDDLIVMDAQAGLEPFGRTVADGFGTALVVSEPTFNSLQVAARIAKLSRDIGMRRVDLVLNKCQESSDEEKAKRLIPETVFDNVHPLPLDRSVRDNEPDVSPLIGKGGPYMEAVRRLAASLAR from the coding sequence ATGAGCCGGAAGGCGGCCGCGGAGCTGGTGAAAGAGCTTCGGCGGAGACCGGGAAACCAGGGCGGACAGAGAATATTGGTCGTCGGCAAGGGGGGAGTGGGAAAGACCACGTTGTCGGCGGCGCTGTGCCTGCTGGGGGCAGCCGAGGGACGCCGAGTCCTGGCAGTTGACCAGGACGCCCAGCAGAACCTGGCCTATTCGCTCGGTTATCCGCCGGACAAGGCCGCCTTCCTCCGCCCCATCACTCAGGAGCTCGATTATATCGAGCAGCGGGTGGGAGCCCGTCCTGGTCAGGGATGGGGCGGGTTAATCAATCTGACACCGGACGTCTCCGATGTCACCGAACGCTTCGGGGTGCGTATAGCACCGAACCTGGACCTACTGGTCATGGGCGGGGTGGTGCAGGCGTCGACCGGCTGTCTGTGCCCGGAGAACTCGTTGTTGGGCGCATTGGTCCGCTTCCTGAATTCCAAGGAAGATGACCTTATCGTCATGGACGCGCAGGCGGGATTGGAGCCGTTCGGCCGGACCGTCGCTGACGGCTTCGGAACCGCCCTGGTCGTTTCCGAGCCGACCTTCAACTCCCTGCAGGTGGCCGCCCGCATCGCCAAACTGTCCCGGGACATCGGAATGCGCCGGGTAGACCTGGTGCTGAACAAGTGCCAGGAGAGCTCGGACGAGGAAAAGGCCAAACGCCTGATCCCTGAGACGGTGTTCGATAACGTTCACCCGCTGCCTTTGGACCGATCGGTGCGCGATAATGAGCCGGACGTATCGCCTTTGATCGGGAAAGGAGGACCGTACATGGAGGCCGTCAGACGATTGGCTGCCTCGCTGGCGCGTTGA
- a CDS encoding methyltransferase domain-containing protein, giving the protein MRTSILSEDIQAIAQLDKRPALFEKGESIFWEHPHISKMMLSAHLDQSTGAASRRFEDIDRSVEWIDGNLKKSGARTILDLGCGPGLYAKRLAELGYEVLGVDISSNSIAYANENRDGMERLDYTVANYLELDLDRHFDAVLLIYGDLCALSDDDMSAFLDKVNGWLNPKGLFVFDTMKKDIIEELGDEVWQAAETGFWRDSPHIVLQRRYDYPDHPASVNQYIVLEGGRDPVVYRVWFNYVDERRARSLMVRHGFETLEIRGDLRGTPVKADDHWMGVLARKP; this is encoded by the coding sequence ATGAGGACTTCTATCTTATCTGAAGACATTCAAGCCATCGCACAGTTGGATAAGAGACCTGCTCTGTTCGAGAAGGGTGAGAGCATCTTCTGGGAGCATCCTCACATATCGAAGATGATGTTGTCGGCACATCTCGATCAATCCACCGGTGCAGCTAGCAGACGATTCGAAGACATTGATAGATCCGTCGAATGGATCGACGGCAATCTGAAGAAGTCGGGTGCGCGGACGATTCTCGATCTGGGATGCGGTCCTGGATTGTACGCAAAGCGATTGGCTGAATTGGGATACGAAGTGTTGGGCGTGGACATCTCAAGCAACAGCATCGCCTACGCGAACGAGAACCGGGACGGGATGGAAAGACTCGACTACACGGTCGCGAACTATCTTGAGCTCGATCTCGATCGTCATTTCGATGCTGTGCTACTAATCTACGGCGACCTGTGCGCCCTGAGCGATGATGATATGAGCGCGTTTCTCGACAAGGTGAACGGCTGGCTCAACCCGAAAGGTCTTTTCGTATTCGATACGATGAAGAAGGATATCATCGAGGAACTCGGCGACGAAGTTTGGCAAGCGGCGGAGACGGGATTTTGGAGGGACTCCCCCCACATAGTCCTCCAGAGGAGATATGATTATCCAGATCATCCTGCCTCTGTCAATCAGTACATAGTCCTGGAGGGAGGGAGAGATCCGGTCGTTTATCGCGTTTGGTTCAATTACGTCGATGAGAGGCGTGCTCGATCTCTGATGGTAAGGCATGGGTTTGAGACGCTCGAGATCCGGGGCGATCTCAGAGGGACTCCGGTCAAGGCAGACGATCATTGGATGGGCGTTCTGGCAAGGAAGCCTTGA
- a CDS encoding class I tRNA ligase family protein: MPPTSLRDILPASTKVRTEAERLEPILIDSLASPLSIERSRMETRVLKIAKEETEAMVTVLLRNYDTRNVKARKGIDRLLKTITKGREGQVAVLEGLSNPDQDVRKGVRMLMVEIWGEKAAVFATNFEQTIFLTNLARSRDIFVDDIITLVELSKVTFLEGDMERAVEDSVLIVGLLKHRYRSVETMKNYLAEMLRITPELSKLGMMSGRIEESLRTAMRANKQRSFDYTDDLIDDRLREVETIDHLRALGSMVKEQITELPHMSLKDMSGVDIWAFTRLKELVRECSSFSVTGHKDEAIGLIRNFLNDEFSPYLLEQAQDRLAEEDPSIFFTIYTVGLTCLKLISEPLPKVAEELYLAYFRDLEESPSIKAVSWPTNVI; encoded by the coding sequence ATGCCACCGACCTCGTTGCGCGACATCCTACCAGCATCCACCAAGGTCCGGACCGAGGCGGAGAGGTTGGAACCGATACTCATAGATTCGCTGGCATCTCCTTTGTCCATCGAACGTAGCCGCATGGAGACGCGCGTTCTAAAGATCGCCAAGGAAGAGACCGAGGCCATGGTCACAGTGCTCCTGCGCAATTATGACACCAGGAACGTCAAGGCCCGCAAGGGGATCGATCGCCTGCTCAAGACGATCACCAAGGGCCGCGAGGGGCAAGTGGCGGTGCTGGAAGGGCTTTCGAACCCGGACCAGGACGTGCGCAAAGGGGTCAGGATGCTGATGGTGGAGATATGGGGGGAGAAGGCCGCGGTGTTCGCGACCAATTTCGAGCAGACCATATTCCTCACCAATCTGGCCAGAAGTCGGGATATTTTCGTGGACGACATAATCACACTGGTCGAGCTTTCCAAGGTCACCTTCCTGGAAGGGGACATGGAGCGGGCCGTGGAGGACTCGGTGCTCATCGTGGGTCTGCTGAAGCATCGCTACCGATCGGTCGAAACGATGAAGAACTACCTGGCGGAGATGCTCAGGATCACCCCCGAACTATCGAAGCTTGGCATGATGAGCGGTCGTATCGAGGAATCACTGCGCACCGCGATGAGGGCCAACAAACAGCGCAGCTTTGATTACACCGACGACCTGATCGACGATCGCTTGAGGGAGGTCGAAACGATCGACCATCTGCGCGCCTTGGGATCGATGGTGAAGGAGCAGATCACGGAGCTTCCGCACATGTCGTTGAAGGACATGAGCGGCGTGGACATCTGGGCCTTCACCCGCCTCAAGGAACTGGTCAGGGAATGTTCGTCGTTCAGCGTCACCGGGCACAAGGACGAGGCCATCGGGCTCATCCGTAATTTTCTGAACGATGAGTTCTCCCCCTACCTGTTGGAACAGGCCCAGGATCGTTTGGCGGAAGAGGACCCCTCGATATTCTTCACCATCTACACCGTGGGGTTGACCTGCTTAAAACTGATCTCGGAACCTCTGCCCAAGGTGGCCGAGGAGCTGTACCTGGCGTACTTCCGGGACCTGGAAGAGTCCCCGAGCATAAAAGCCGTCTCCTGGCCAACGAACGTTATTTGA
- a CDS encoding DUF2164 domain-containing protein — protein MREKSKFKLEKETREDMVAEIKTYFLNERGEEIGDLASGLILDFIIEKIASEFYNQGVMDSSQYMSERIEDMQSLLK, from the coding sequence ATGCGCGAAAAGAGCAAGTTCAAATTAGAGAAGGAAACGAGAGAGGACATGGTCGCAGAGATCAAGACATATTTTTTAAACGAGAGGGGTGAGGAGATAGGAGATCTGGCTTCCGGATTGATCCTGGATTTCATAATTGAAAAAATTGCTTCGGAATTCTATAACCAGGGAGTAATGGACTCGTCCCAATACATGAGCGAGCGGATAGAAGATATGCAATCATTGTTGAAGTGA
- the metG gene encoding methionine--tRNA ligase, which translates to MERPKVFIGVAWPYANSAIHLGHVAGSLLPPDIFSRYHRMRGHQVLMVSGSDQHGTPVTVRAEKENQTPEQVAERYHLINKKAIEDLGIEFSLFTKTHTPNHVSVVHDVFLRLMEKGHLEQRQTLQYYCPKCVKFLPDRYVEGKCSKCGNESSRSDQCDKCGTTFEVGEISDPVCITCHSRPEMKETEHYFFKLTDFDEPLLSYVQGSEHWRSNVQLFTQNWLESGLKDRPITRDMSWGVPVPLPNTEGKVIYVWFEAVIGYLSASKEWAQSIGRPDAWKDYWMDPEVKSYYFLGKDNIPFHTIIWPSILMGYGGLNLPYDVPANEFLTFKGEKLSKSKGPSIDIPSILKLFDADLVRYYLTVNMPEGKDADFSWEDFETKVNNELVATLGNYFHRVLSFTHKNFQEVPSLPEGIEAEEAQVRGAISQALLEVETYISACQFKKGLKAIMDLAQFGNRFFDAVKPWSLMKTDRAKCGGVLNLNLRIVQALAVLGHPFMPFSSQRLWGLLGNDDTIGDGSWDWVTKDLNVGRPLPEPKPLFKKVEIDREESPFAAYEALDLRVGLVEEVSDHPNADKLMVLKVDIGRPIQLVAGLKNYYTKEQLTGKKVVVITNLQPAKLRGVESQGMVLAAESGDLVKVLTPSGPAEPGDRVTSGLSPVSKVLTFQEFQTFVLRVGTVLNDQEADLGRSVKADTSSLTKGTQAAFFLPKEGAETALPLFTEKKVSIGVDGELDNGAKVR; encoded by the coding sequence ATGGAGCGACCCAAGGTATTCATAGGCGTGGCCTGGCCTTACGCAAACAGCGCTATTCACCTGGGGCACGTGGCCGGATCGCTGCTGCCCCCTGACATATTCTCCCGTTATCACCGCATGCGCGGACACCAGGTGCTCATGGTCTCCGGCTCCGACCAGCACGGCACCCCGGTGACGGTACGCGCCGAAAAGGAGAACCAGACCCCGGAGCAGGTGGCGGAACGCTACCACCTCATCAACAAGAAGGCCATCGAGGACCTGGGCATCGAGTTCTCATTGTTCACCAAGACCCATACGCCCAACCACGTGAGCGTGGTGCATGACGTCTTCCTGAGATTGATGGAGAAAGGGCATCTGGAACAGCGCCAGACCCTGCAGTATTACTGCCCCAAGTGCGTAAAGTTCCTTCCCGATCGTTATGTGGAGGGAAAATGCTCCAAGTGCGGGAACGAATCCAGCCGCAGCGACCAATGCGACAAGTGCGGCACTACCTTCGAGGTGGGGGAGATATCCGACCCGGTCTGCATCACCTGCCATTCCCGCCCGGAGATGAAGGAGACCGAGCATTACTTCTTCAAGCTCACCGACTTCGATGAGCCGTTGCTCTCCTACGTCCAAGGAAGCGAGCACTGGCGCTCCAACGTCCAGCTGTTCACCCAGAACTGGTTGGAATCGGGATTGAAGGACCGGCCCATCACCAGGGACATGTCCTGGGGAGTACCGGTCCCTCTGCCCAACACCGAGGGCAAGGTCATCTACGTCTGGTTCGAGGCGGTCATCGGTTATCTCTCGGCAAGCAAGGAGTGGGCGCAGAGCATCGGAAGACCGGATGCCTGGAAGGACTACTGGATGGACCCCGAGGTCAAGAGCTATTACTTCCTGGGCAAGGACAACATACCGTTCCACACCATCATCTGGCCGTCCATTCTCATGGGGTATGGAGGACTCAATCTCCCCTACGACGTGCCGGCCAACGAGTTCCTGACCTTCAAGGGTGAGAAGTTATCCAAGAGCAAGGGGCCCAGCATCGACATCCCCAGCATACTGAAGCTCTTCGACGCCGATCTGGTACGCTACTACCTGACGGTCAATATGCCAGAGGGAAAGGACGCCGACTTCTCCTGGGAGGACTTCGAGACCAAGGTCAACAACGAGCTGGTGGCCACGTTGGGCAACTACTTCCATCGGGTTCTCAGCTTCACGCACAAGAACTTCCAGGAGGTCCCCTCGCTCCCGGAGGGCATTGAGGCCGAGGAAGCTCAGGTCCGGGGCGCCATCTCCCAAGCCTTGTTGGAGGTTGAGACCTACATCTCCGCCTGCCAGTTCAAGAAGGGACTCAAGGCCATCATGGACCTGGCGCAGTTCGGAAACCGCTTCTTCGATGCTGTGAAGCCGTGGAGCCTGATGAAGACCGACCGGGCGAAGTGCGGCGGCGTTCTGAACCTCAACCTGCGGATCGTCCAGGCATTGGCGGTGCTGGGCCATCCCTTCATGCCCTTCTCCTCCCAGCGTCTCTGGGGCCTACTGGGCAATGATGATACCATCGGCGATGGCTCGTGGGACTGGGTCACCAAGGACCTGAACGTCGGACGTCCGCTGCCCGAGCCCAAACCGCTCTTCAAGAAAGTGGAGATCGACCGCGAGGAATCGCCCTTCGCCGCCTACGAGGCCTTGGACCTGAGGGTAGGCCTGGTGGAGGAGGTGAGCGATCACCCCAACGCCGACAAGCTGATGGTGCTGAAGGTCGACATCGGCCGGCCGATACAGCTGGTCGCCGGGTTGAAGAACTACTACACCAAGGAACAGCTGACCGGGAAGAAGGTGGTGGTCATCACCAATCTGCAGCCGGCGAAGTTGCGGGGCGTGGAGTCCCAGGGCATGGTGCTGGCAGCTGAATCGGGAGACCTCGTCAAAGTGCTGACGCCTTCCGGTCCCGCCGAGCCCGGTGATAGGGTGACGAGCGGCCTCAGCCCGGTAAGCAAGGTCCTGACCTTCCAGGAGTTCCAGACGTTCGTGCTGCGCGTCGGCACCGTGCTCAACGATCAGGAGGCGGACCTGGGTCGGTCGGTCAAAGCGGACACCTCATCACTGACAAAAGGCACGCAGGCGGCCTTCTTCCTGCCCAAGGAAGGGGCGGAGACGGCGCTGCCGCTCTTCACCGAAAAGAAGGTCAGCATCGGTGTCGATGGGGAACTTGATAACGGAGCCAAAGTGAGATGA
- the cooS gene encoding anaerobic carbon-monoxide dehydrogenase catalytic subunit — MADDQEIEITLVECIRTPPGHVTPEQVPEKVEARAMDPSVKEVLAKTMLEGVETVWDRFEKQQPPCKFCDNGLSCQRCAMGPCRIMGDGRNRGVCGATPDLIVSRNLLDQIATGAAAHSDHGREVAETLLKTARGQAPNYKIEDEAKLMVLAKEYGLDTSKPMNKVAEDLALAMLEEFGTLKGELIMYNRMPPGTLELLKKAGLTPRSIDREIVEAMHRVHMGVGADYRNILAQGVRASLGDGWGGSMIGTELSDVMFGTPSIQKGKVNLSVLKKDQVNISLHGHNPVLSEMVVKAAALPEMKKRAEAVGAKGINLVGLCCTGNELLMRKGIPQAGNHLSQELVITTGALEVMIVDYQCIFPSLPNTAACYHTKVITTSPKAKIPGGKYMEVTPENAFEQAKKMVELAIDNFQNRDEMRMLIPSKPMDAVVGFSVEALRAALGGTLKPLLDIILEGKIRGCVGIVGCNNPKIKHDYGHITLAKELIKRNIIVVETGCAAIACAEAGLMRPEAADLAGKSLGTVCRSLGIPPVLHMGSCVDNTRILNLAAELANLAGVRIDQLPVGGAAPEWYSPKAVSIGAYFVGSGISVVLGVMPKIGGSPNVVKMLTEDLDDVVKARFWVESDPKRSAAILFDHIEMKRVALGL; from the coding sequence ATGGCGGACGATCAGGAGATCGAGATCACATTAGTGGAGTGCATCAGAACACCTCCGGGGCACGTAACCCCGGAGCAGGTGCCTGAAAAGGTGGAGGCACGGGCCATGGACCCATCGGTCAAGGAGGTCTTGGCCAAGACCATGTTGGAGGGCGTGGAGACCGTTTGGGATAGATTTGAGAAGCAGCAGCCTCCCTGCAAGTTCTGCGACAATGGATTGTCATGTCAGAGATGCGCCATGGGGCCATGCCGCATCATGGGCGATGGCAGGAACCGCGGGGTGTGCGGGGCTACGCCCGACCTCATCGTCTCTCGGAACCTTTTGGACCAGATCGCCACCGGGGCGGCCGCCCACTCCGACCATGGACGGGAAGTGGCCGAAACACTATTGAAGACCGCCAGGGGACAAGCTCCGAACTACAAGATCGAGGACGAGGCCAAACTGATGGTTCTGGCCAAGGAGTACGGGTTGGACACCAGTAAGCCGATGAACAAGGTAGCGGAGGATCTGGCATTGGCCATGCTTGAGGAATTCGGCACTCTGAAAGGGGAGCTGATCATGTATAATCGCATGCCTCCGGGAACCCTTGAACTGCTCAAGAAGGCCGGTCTGACGCCCAGGTCCATCGACCGGGAGATAGTGGAGGCCATGCACCGGGTGCACATGGGAGTGGGTGCGGACTACCGCAACATACTGGCGCAAGGGGTGAGAGCCTCGTTGGGAGACGGTTGGGGCGGTTCCATGATCGGCACCGAGCTCAGCGACGTGATGTTCGGGACGCCTAGCATCCAGAAGGGCAAGGTGAACCTGAGCGTTCTGAAGAAGGACCAGGTGAACATCTCGCTGCACGGACACAACCCGGTGCTATCGGAGATGGTGGTCAAGGCAGCGGCGTTGCCGGAAATGAAGAAGAGAGCGGAAGCCGTAGGTGCCAAGGGCATCAATCTGGTCGGTCTTTGTTGCACCGGCAACGAACTATTGATGCGCAAAGGCATCCCCCAGGCCGGAAATCATCTCAGCCAGGAGCTGGTCATAACCACTGGGGCGTTGGAAGTGATGATCGTCGACTATCAGTGCATCTTCCCCTCCCTGCCCAACACCGCCGCCTGTTATCATACCAAGGTCATCACCACATCGCCCAAGGCCAAGATACCTGGTGGAAAATACATGGAGGTCACACCGGAGAACGCCTTCGAACAGGCCAAGAAGATGGTGGAACTAGCCATAGACAATTTCCAGAACCGGGATGAGATGAGGATGCTCATACCCAGCAAGCCCATGGACGCCGTTGTCGGCTTCTCGGTGGAGGCGCTCCGCGCCGCCTTGGGCGGGACGCTGAAACCTTTGCTGGACATTATCCTAGAGGGAAAGATCAGAGGCTGCGTGGGCATCGTGGGCTGCAATAATCCCAAGATAAAGCACGACTACGGGCACATCACCCTGGCCAAGGAGCTGATCAAGCGGAACATCATCGTTGTAGAGACGGGTTGCGCCGCCATCGCCTGCGCCGAGGCGGGATTGATGAGGCCGGAGGCGGCGGACCTGGCGGGCAAGTCCTTGGGCACAGTGTGCCGTTCGTTGGGAATACCCCCGGTACTGCACATGGGCTCCTGCGTGGACAACACCAGAATACTGAACCTGGCGGCGGAACTGGCCAACTTGGCCGGAGTGCGAATAGACCAGCTGCCGGTTGGTGGAGCTGCTCCGGAATGGTACTCTCCCAAGGCGGTGTCCATCGGCGCCTACTTCGTGGGCTCGGGCATCAGCGTGGTGCTGGGCGTAATGCCCAAGATCGGCGGCAGCCCCAATGTCGTCAAGATGCTGACCGAGGACCTGGACGACGTAGTGAAGGCCAGGTTCTGGGTGGAGTCGGACCCGAAGAGGTCCGCGGCCATACTCTTCGATCACATCGAAATGAAACGGGTAGCACTGGGACTATGA
- a CDS encoding PHP domain-containing protein, producing MRFDLHVHSSHSNDSTSRVEDVLDACVKKGMAGVAIMDHNSLEGSLYARSLCREDLLIIPGMEISSAEGHILAYNIRELVPRDLAVAETIDLIHAQGGIAVAAHPYRLWSGLGEENTASNQFDAIEIHNGRSTLSSNEMAERLAIDLCRPFTAGSDSHEPATVGTTYFETRGDCLTVDDVIQEMLSGQGSTAGVNRQRSGTVGYGVKCIRQWMGRGFKRM from the coding sequence ATGAGGTTCGACCTTCACGTGCATTCCAGCCATTCCAACGATTCCACCAGCAGGGTGGAGGATGTTCTGGACGCCTGCGTGAAAAAGGGAATGGCCGGGGTGGCCATAATGGACCACAACTCCTTGGAAGGATCTCTCTACGCCCGCTCGCTGTGTCGGGAGGACCTGCTCATCATCCCCGGCATGGAGATATCATCTGCCGAAGGGCATATCCTGGCCTACAACATCCGGGAGCTGGTCCCCAGGGATCTTGCGGTGGCGGAGACCATCGATCTCATACACGCGCAGGGAGGGATCGCCGTGGCGGCGCATCCCTACCGCCTCTGGTCGGGGCTGGGAGAAGAGAACACCGCCTCCAATCAGTTCGACGCCATCGAGATCCATAACGGCCGCTCCACCCTTTCCAGCAATGAAATGGCCGAAAGATTGGCGATAGACCTGTGCCGGCCGTTCACCGCCGGCAGCGATTCTCACGAACCGGCCACGGTGGGGACGACATACTTCGAGACCCGGGGAGATTGCCTGACCGTGGACGACGTCATCCAGGAGATGCTCTCAGGTCAAGGCAGCACCGCCGGGGTCAATCGGCAAAGGTCCGGAACCGTCGGTTACGGGGTAAAATGCATCAGGCAATGGATGGGTCGCGGCTTCAAGAGAATGTGA
- a CDS encoding roadblock/LC7 domain-containing protein gives MDEKDFERLLISVSAVDDVISAYVCSRAGTYIDGATPKMADRNMYSAITSLAFGTAEQVGHEMNDNLQHVSLNFSEKRLLIISLGSRHLMGILVDHKANVDELLSKVRALITE, from the coding sequence ATGGACGAAAAGGATTTTGAACGATTGCTCATTAGTGTTTCCGCTGTCGATGACGTGATATCCGCATATGTCTGCTCCCGGGCCGGAACCTATATTGATGGCGCCACGCCAAAGATGGCCGACAGGAACATGTATTCCGCCATCACCTCCCTGGCGTTCGGCACTGCCGAGCAGGTCGGCCATGAGATGAACGACAATCTGCAGCACGTTTCCCTCAATTTCTCTGAAAAGCGGCTGCTCATCATCTCCTTGGGATCGCGTCATCTCATGGGAATATTGGTCGACCATAAAGCGAACGTGGACGAGCTTCTTTCCAAGGTCCGGGCACTGATCACCGAATGA
- a CDS encoding ribosome biogenesis/translation initiation ATPase RLI: MRIAVLLRDRCQYKKCNRECLKYCPIVRTGVEAVVIGDDGRPIVSEDLCTGCGICVHKCPFEALKIIGLPDELREDIVHQYGKNGFRLYRLPVPKDGVVTGILGPNGIGKSTSFRLLSGEEIPNLGNYENPPSKDEVLDHFAGTELHDHLKRVFEKEVRTSIKPQYVDKLPTVFKGSVRELLKKVEGRMTIDEAVPLLELDEAINRQMTELSGGELQRVAIAATIMKDAEIYFFDEPSSYLDIYQRMRVARVIEKLAREKQVVVIEHDLAILDFLAENVYLVFGSEGAFGIFSLPRQVRSAINIYLDGYAKEENMRFRDTRIVFESRPPRANWEQFNLMEYDTIECQYPSFHLKVEPGAIKIGETVGIVGPNAIGKTTFVKVIAGALKPTVGKIDSHFKVSYKPQYISPDFDGTVREMFNATVKDFFESGFFQSEIARPLTLKNLLEKNVMTLSGGELQRVAIALCLSREADIYLLDEPSAYLDSNQRMEAAKTVRRTMEKKGRSALVVDHDIYFLDMVADSIMVFDGIAGKEGLGQGPLDMRKGMNLFLKNVDVTFRRDTDTNRPRINKPGSRLDREQKERGEYYYTG; encoded by the coding sequence ATGCGCATAGCGGTGCTCCTGCGGGACCGATGTCAATATAAGAAGTGCAATCGGGAATGCCTGAAGTACTGCCCTATAGTGCGCACGGGAGTGGAAGCGGTGGTCATAGGCGATGACGGCCGTCCGATCGTTTCCGAGGACCTGTGTACAGGATGCGGCATCTGTGTGCATAAGTGTCCATTCGAAGCCCTCAAGATCATCGGCCTGCCCGACGAACTGCGCGAGGACATCGTTCACCAGTATGGAAAGAACGGCTTCCGCCTGTACCGCCTCCCGGTCCCCAAGGACGGCGTCGTGACCGGTATCCTCGGTCCCAACGGAATAGGGAAGAGCACCTCGTTCCGCCTGCTGTCCGGTGAAGAGATACCGAACCTCGGTAACTATGAGAACCCGCCCAGCAAGGATGAGGTGCTGGACCATTTCGCCGGCACCGAACTTCACGATCATTTGAAACGAGTGTTCGAAAAGGAGGTGCGCACCTCCATCAAGCCGCAGTACGTGGACAAACTGCCGACCGTGTTCAAGGGCAGCGTGCGCGAGCTGCTCAAGAAGGTGGAGGGACGGATGACCATCGACGAGGCGGTTCCCTTACTAGAACTGGACGAAGCAATAAACCGCCAGATGACCGAGCTTTCCGGCGGAGAACTGCAGAGGGTCGCCATAGCCGCCACCATCATGAAGGACGCCGAGATCTACTTCTTCGACGAACCTTCCTCCTACCTTGATATCTACCAGAGGATGAGGGTCGCCCGGGTCATCGAAAAATTGGCCCGGGAAAAACAGGTGGTGGTCATCGAGCACGATCTTGCCATCTTGGATTTCCTGGCCGAGAACGTCTACCTGGTGTTCGGTTCCGAGGGAGCCTTCGGAATATTCTCCCTTCCGCGCCAAGTACGCTCGGCCATAAACATATACCTGGACGGATACGCCAAGGAGGAGAACATGCGCTTCCGCGACACGCGGATCGTCTTCGAGTCCCGCCCGCCGCGCGCCAACTGGGAGCAGTTCAACCTGATGGAGTACGACACCATCGAATGCCAGTACCCCTCCTTCCATCTCAAGGTGGAACCGGGCGCCATCAAGATCGGGGAGACCGTCGGTATCGTGGGACCGAACGCCATCGGCAAGACCACCTTCGTGAAGGTCATCGCCGGAGCGCTGAAGCCTACCGTGGGCAAGATCGACAGCCATTTCAAGGTCAGCTACAAGCCGCAGTACATCAGTCCTGATTTCGACGGTACGGTGCGGGAGATGTTCAACGCCACGGTGAAGGACTTCTTCGAGTCCGGCTTCTTCCAAAGCGAGATCGCCCGGCCGCTCACCTTGAAAAATCTGCTGGAAAAGAACGTGATGACCTTATCCGGCGGAGAACTTCAGCGAGTGGCCATCGCCCTCTGCCTGTCCCGCGAGGCGGACATATATCTTCTGGACGAACCGTCGGCCTATCTTGATTCCAATCAGAGGATGGAAGCGGCCAAGACAGTGCGGCGCACCATGGAGAAGAAGGGCCGCAGCGCCCTGGTCGTCGATCACGATATCTACTTCCTGGACATGGTTGCCGATTCCATCATGGTGTTCGATGGCATAGCAGGGAAGGAGGGTCTGGGGCAAGGACCTCTGGACATGCGCAAGGGCATGAACCTCTTCCTCAAGAATGTGGACGTTACCTTCAGAAGGGATACCGATACCAACCGCCCGCGCATAAACAAGCCCGGGTCCCGGCTCGATCGGGAGC